TCCCAGTTTTCATAGGTTTGGTTTAAAACAGATTGGATCGTTTCTTCGATGAATTCAGCAGAATTGTAACAGGGAGTTATGATGGAGACAAGGTCTTTCATTTGTGTTTTTACTGGGTGTAAAATTATAAAAATTTTTTCTCATAAAGATGCCACGATGCAATTCCCACACCAATAACTACCAGCATACATACAAACCCCATCAAAAAAGGATTGTAGTTTGCAAACAGTCCGAGTGTAGCAAACACCCTTATAATAGGGAAATGGAATATATAAATACCATAGGTGAAATCTCCGTATTTTCCGAAGTTATTCAGGAATTTGAATGAATAGGCAATATAGAGTACAATAATACTGATCATAATCGGAGAGAACAGCTTGATATGCAGGATAAGGTCTATCCAAACCGTTATGATGGCAATCATAAAGAGCCTGTTTTTATATTTGATAAACTGATCAAAATGGAAGTAGACCAGCATTCCGCCAATGAAATAGCATAATGAACCTGGAAGCTGTCTGGATACGGCAGGTCTTCCGGTCATTTCGAAATAATTGAGGAATATGAGAGAAAGGAAATACAACACAATCAGGCTGATATTTCTGTATTTATTGTTTTTTCCGAACAGTAAAAAGATCAGAGGAACCGCTATGTAAAAGCACATCTCAATTTTAAGTGTCCAAAGAGCACCGTTTACAGCCTCGTTCCCGAATACGCCGGGAAGGTTAGGCGCCATGAAGTTCATGAAAATAGAGTTCCAGAAGAGATACTTATAAACCTTTATATCGCCAAAATAATCGGAAAAAGACAGAGTACTTACCAAACTCAGAAGAACAGTGCAGAGAAATACAACGAGTAAATAGGCGGGGACAATCCTGTTGAATCTTTTCTTGGCATAGCTTTTAAGGCTGGAAGATCTCTCGTAGCTCCTGGCAATAAGGAATCCACTGACGATGAAAAACGAAAAAACAGCAACTTCTACGGGACTGTGGGACAAAAAGTGAAGCTGACCGGAGTAGCTTAAAGTTCCCAAATGTCCTAAAAAGACAATGAAAGCAAGGAGAACACGGATGAAGTCAAAATTATTTTTCGTTATACTCTGCATTTTTGTTTATTTCTGCAAAAATAGTTTTTTTAATAAAAACAGAGAGGAAACCGGAATTCAATATTTTGTTAAATAACGCCTGTTTTAAGGGTTAATCTTTTAAAATTTTCAGAAATATACTTTATCGAAATTATTTTTCACAAAAAATAGTGATATAAATCAAAAAAATTATAATTTTAGGCCTTGAAAATTTTATCTATGAAGAAATTAGCATTACTATTTGCAGGTTTATCATTATTTGTAGCTACAGGGTGTAATGATGATGATAAGGAAATGGAGTATCCTCTTGTAGGGGTTTGGCAGCCGCTGAAGGAAGTAGTTACTACCGTAGAAACCGGTGAGGAGCCTGTTTCAGACCTTATTACATATACCGATTGTGATAAAGAAGGAAGATGGAGATTTACCTCTGAAGCGACAGGGAAAGTAACCAAAAATGGGGAAGTAGGGACAACGCCACAATGTGTTATCACATCAGATCAGAACTTTACCTATACCTATGATA
The genomic region above belongs to Chryseobacterium shigense and contains:
- a CDS encoding acyltransferase family protein translates to MQSITKNNFDFIRVLLAFIVFLGHLGTLSYSGQLHFLSHSPVEVAVFSFFIVSGFLIARSYERSSSLKSYAKKRFNRIVPAYLLVVFLCTVLLSLVSTLSFSDYFGDIKVYKYLFWNSIFMNFMAPNLPGVFGNEAVNGALWTLKIEMCFYIAVPLIFLLFGKNNKYRNISLIVLYFLSLIFLNYFEMTGRPAVSRQLPGSLCYFIGGMLVYFHFDQFIKYKNRLFMIAIITVWIDLILHIKLFSPIMISIIVLYIAYSFKFLNNFGKYGDFTYGIYIFHFPIIRVFATLGLFANYNPFLMGFVCMLVVIGVGIASWHLYEKKFL
- a CDS encoding lipocalin family protein, which codes for MKKLALLFAGLSLFVATGCNDDDKEMEYPLVGVWQPLKEVVTTVETGEEPVSDLITYTDCDKEGRWRFTSEATGKVTKNGEVGTTPQCVITSDQNFTYTYDRSAKTIVIKYQGIVEPSNGKIITLDNTTLNLAIREETQDPTVYKTRTFTMRRIPQ